In Haliscomenobacter hydrossis DSM 1100, the DNA window ATCAGCACACCACTATCTAAAAATATTTTCATTGCTGATACCACTCATGTTTATCAGGCTGATAGCCCGTGAAATATTTTTTCAGCCCCCCTTTAAATTGTTGAATGATGTTCATTCTGCGTAGTCTTTCTTCTTCGGACACAGTATCGAGGTCATCTTGAATCCGAAAATCAACGTTTAGGGATTTAGCCATTTCTGTAAGTGTTTCAATGGCTTTTTGATCAGATGTCTCAATTAATAAAATCATAAATTGACAGTTTTGACGACTAAAAATAGCGTTTTTCTTTGATTAAAACAAAAGAGTTTTGGAAGTCTTGGCCAAAACATTCACTCGCCCAAGCCTCTCCCGATTTCCCCCACCCGTCACAAATTCACCCCAACTTCCCCATCATTTTTAATTCCCCTAACTTTGCAACGATGGATCAACTCATTTAACCCAAAGCCATGCAGCAGCCTCACTCTTTCCTGAAAAAAATTACCATAGCTATCCTCATAGGCCTTTGCGGAACTGGTGCTCTACAAGCGCAACACTTAAACTACTTGAACACCAGCAAGGAAGCAAAGACCTTGGATCTTAAAAAATTCAGCGCGCACTTGAGCAACACGTATCGGGACAGTTCCGTGGGCTGGGCTTATACCATTTGGAAAAAAGGTAAACTCCGCTATGATCAATCCGGAGGTTTTAAAATAACCCCGGCCGATCGATTAAACAAGGAAGGGCTACCCTTTTTATCTTCTACCCGCATCCACGTTGCATCCATGAGTAAAACCGTTACCGCATTTGCCATTGCTCAATTGGTAGATCAACAAAAATTAAAGTGGGATGATCGGGTGAAGACTTATCTCCCTGCTTATTGGAACTTGCATCCCGACTTCGAAAACCTCACCATCCTTGACCTGGTCGCGATGAGGAGTGGCCTGGATGGCCCGCTTGATGCCCTTTCATCAAGCACTGCTTCATTAAAAAGACTGATGGAAAAAGGCCCTAATCCAGAAAAACGTGGCAAATTCAATTATCAAAATACCAGCTATGGATTGTTGAGAATAGTGATTGGCTATGCTACTGGGTACAAGGAGTTGCAGCCCGCAGCAGATTCATTGGTTGTGGGCACCGTAACGGCTAACCTGTACAAAACTTTTGTGAATCAATCCCTGTTCAAGCCAGCGGGTATCCACGCTGCCGATTGCAGCATTACTGATCTGGAACCGGCTTTTCAATATCCTTTTCCTTACGCAAATGAACCCGGCGAACTCACCGGATGGACTGGCCAATCGAACCTCAATGATCTCAGTGAGTACGCGGGTGGTTTTGGGTGGTATCTTTCCAGCATGGATGCTGCAAAATTGATCAATGCCGCCTTTGTCGATAAAAAACTATTGTCAACCAACGCGCTGACTACTTTATTTAAACTCGATTATCCATTCAAAATCCGGAAGAATGCCTATGGTGAACATTTTGGTTCTGGAGGCGACTGGGGGCATCCGACCCAAAACAATGGCTGGAGGGGGATCCATGCCTATTATTACTGTTTTCCTGAGGATATTGTGGTTACCGTATTTGTGAATTCTGGGGATAGTTCTCCAACTGTTCGGGTAATTAGGGCTTATGAGCAGGCTTTTAAGTGATCGCCTTGCGCCGCAACAGATCAATGCCCATCCACAGTGCCCAAATTGGCCCAAGCCACAGATAAATGTTCAATCCGATCGTACTGACCATTTCCATGCGCAGGGCCATTCCGAGGAAATCGACCAGACTAGCGATGCCGATGAGACTGGTCATCCAGGCAAGCCAAGGCCGCTCCGGACGCATCAGCCAGCCTATACCCATCAGCCATACCGCAGCGAGTAACATCGCAAACTGGTTCCAAATGCCATCGAAGACCTCGTGAAAAGTATTGGCAAATACCGCTGCCTGCTCCGCCGAGGTCGCACCAGTTTGGTAGGCGCTGAAGATGGGCTCGCTCGTGCCCGCCAGGATCGCAGCGCCAAGGCCACCACAGAGGATGTAACCCTTGCCGCAGAAGGTAAACAATTCGCTGTACAAGGTCGATTTAGTCGACAGCCATTGCCCCAGGTAAATGGCCAGGGGTACCCACAACAGGTAATATCCCAGAATATCGAGCAGCCAGCCATAGTGCAGCATTTTGGAAGGGTCAGGCTGGTAGGCAATAGCTTTAGCAGGATTGAAGGCCACATCAAAGTCCCAGTTGAAGGCGCCAAACACCAACCCCAGGCTCAACAAGGCAATCGGGCAAGATAGGATGGCAGCGAAAGCCGCTGTTTTTGCAAAAGAAGTTTTCATTGGTATTCCTTTTTTTTGCAAATTTCTGCGCTTGGCGCCAAACCTGATTGGAGATTTGGGACGAAAAAATGTCCCATTTTTCCAATGGCGAACAGCAGCTTTTGTTTAATTTCGTTCCTAAAGGGCGATAAAAAATAAATGTTCATTTTGCCCCACTACTAATGAAGACACATTATCTATCGCCATCTCCGTTTCTGGCACCTTACGTTGACTATTACTTTGTCATCGAGGACGAGGTTGCGGTGATCGTTCCGGAGGAAGAAAGAACCCTTAAAGTTTTCCCGACCCCACAGGGAGAAATGGTCTTTTCTTATGGAGAGCCCTCTCAGGAAAAATGGCAAGGCGAAAACGCAGCCTATTCGCCGGACTTCGCCATTGGAGGTTTTGCGACCAAAGCCGTTGAATACACCAATCAAAAGGGTGTGGGGACCATCATGGTTGGGTTCAAACCTTGGGGCCTACAAGCATTTGTGGATGTTGAATTGAAAGAATTGATGAACACCAATTCTGAGATGAAGCTCCATTTTGGAAGCGAAGTTGTATTTGTGGAGGAAATGCTCCGGGAAGCCCAAAGCCTTGCCGAGCGTATCCGCATTGTGGAAGTGTTCCTGGCGGGTAAACTCAGCCGGCCTACCCTGGACAAAGCGATGATGCAGGTGGTGCAGTTAATCCTGGATTCCAAAGGATCCATGCAGGTAGAAAAACTCGCCCAGACCTGTTTTATGAGCCGCCGCCAATTGCTCCGCCGTTTCGAAAACGCGATTGGGATCAGCCCTAAATTGTTTTCCCGCATCGTGCGTTTCCAACAAGTTTTCACGGCTATGGAGCAAGGTGCTGTTGAGCCGGAATGGTCCCATCTTGCCTACGACTCTGGCTATTTCGATCAGGCACATTTCATCCATGATTTCGGGGAGTTCAGTGGGATGTCTCCTTCGCAATTTTTTCATCAGGCGCAG includes these proteins:
- a CDS encoding helix-turn-helix domain-containing protein, with the translated sequence MKTHYLSPSPFLAPYVDYYFVIEDEVAVIVPEEERTLKVFPTPQGEMVFSYGEPSQEKWQGENAAYSPDFAIGGFATKAVEYTNQKGVGTIMVGFKPWGLQAFVDVELKELMNTNSEMKLHFGSEVVFVEEMLREAQSLAERIRIVEVFLAGKLSRPTLDKAMMQVVQLILDSKGSMQVEKLAQTCFMSRRQLLRRFENAIGISPKLFSRIVRFQQVFTAMEQGAVEPEWSHLAYDSGYFDQAHFIHDFGEFSGMSPSQFFHQAQRSAVGLFFDENKGDAKLYGKVYL
- a CDS encoding serine hydrolase domain-containing protein, with amino-acid sequence MQQPHSFLKKITIAILIGLCGTGALQAQHLNYLNTSKEAKTLDLKKFSAHLSNTYRDSSVGWAYTIWKKGKLRYDQSGGFKITPADRLNKEGLPFLSSTRIHVASMSKTVTAFAIAQLVDQQKLKWDDRVKTYLPAYWNLHPDFENLTILDLVAMRSGLDGPLDALSSSTASLKRLMEKGPNPEKRGKFNYQNTSYGLLRIVIGYATGYKELQPAADSLVVGTVTANLYKTFVNQSLFKPAGIHAADCSITDLEPAFQYPFPYANEPGELTGWTGQSNLNDLSEYAGGFGWYLSSMDAAKLINAAFVDKKLLSTNALTTLFKLDYPFKIRKNAYGEHFGSGGDWGHPTQNNGWRGIHAYYYCFPEDIVVTVFVNSGDSSPTVRVIRAYEQAFK